Within Primulina tabacum isolate GXHZ01 chromosome 5, ASM2559414v2, whole genome shotgun sequence, the genomic segment CAACCTAAAGTATCTTGCTTGTCCTTCACTTTGACATAACCTTTGATCCCTTGCTTTTCTTTCCCCAGTCCTTCTCCTTCTTCCCATCCCTGCACATGCAGTTGATGGGTCAAACCAAAACATAAGAACAGTCATAATCTTTGAGACCTACACATCAACATTGCCACTGCAATTGAATTATCCAGGGAAAAAAAACGTTTTTATcacaaaaaataacaaaagcaAACTCAACTAAAATGGcaatttttcaaaacaaatgtTTTTGCTAAATAGAACTGGTGTGGGAGTTGGACTCGCttttagaaaaaatattaaaaaaacaagACCCGAATGAAGAAAGTGTCGATTTTTTTGCTTCTACCTCAATTTATACAGGAAAAATTACATGAAAAAGCTCATTTTCACAATAACGTTCAATCATGTAACTgattaaaaatttcttaatGAACTATGGCTCGCCCATTATCCTTTCATCAAACTGAAAAGGACAAAAACGATAAATCCTGAAATGCACAAGAATATGGTTCGCCAAAACGGGAACGGAACGGCCGGAACGTCAGCAACCTTGACGAGGTTCCGGGGTGTGTAGGTTGATGGCTTGTATCGGCGTTTCATATACCGAAAGCAGGGATATAACGGTGGAATGGAACCGGAACGCAATTCGCGACGGTTTTGTTTTGAAATGTCGCTACTAGTGACGGTTTTATGTACCCGTCACCAAAGTAAAATCGGCAACCGTCGCCAAAGtaaaatcggcgacggttgaataaaaactgtcgctaaatttagcgacgtttttcataaaaccgtcgcaaattcgaATCAGCGACGGATTTAATAATGCACGTATCTTTGATTTCTAGTACAAATAATGCAATTGTAGGTCCTATTGCACGTCGTATCTTTGCTTTGTAGTACAAATAATGCAATTTTGAGCACATGCATTGTTTGGATAAAATCGTCgccaaattaaattttttatttacatcaaataatctatttaaataatatttattttaatttttatatttctaaatattttccaaaatttttaatttttatatatttataatatttttttaaatatccgTTCAGCCACCGTTCCGCGAAATTTCATTGTAACAGGAACGGTAGCATCCGTTTGCTACCGTTCCGATCTCCGCGACCGCGACAGCGAACCATGCTTAAGATTGGAGTAAAAtgcaaaatattattaatacgTGCGTCACCAATTTGTACAATGATCAGCAACTAAAAAGCATACATCCACATTAGGTAGAACTAAAAATCCCGACTTGAGGGACGTAAAAAATTTCAGCCCCGAACCGAGGCATGAAGGCAGATGATTTCAAACAAAAACGATCTGTATCATAATGAACACACACGATAAAAAATGAAGAGTAATGCCGGCTAAATAGGTCATACCATTTGTTTCATCAGGCGGAAGGCAGCGGACCTTCGATCAACCCCAACGTAGCGGAGAGGAACTTCAGGAGTCGCCATGATTTTAGAATCCAAAGACAATCGAATCCCCACTCTCTCCCTCCCTCCCTAAATATCTTTGCTGCAACAACTGAAGGATCGAGAGACGGTGAGGGAAAGAGACGGGGAGGTAGGCAGGTAGCATCGGGAAGCAGAAGGATTTAACTGGAAACCCTAGAAATTTGCAATTTGATGGAGGAATTACACCTACGGTCACGATTTGGCTTTTTCCGGTTATCAACGGCTGATAATGGActtattttttcttcaaaaacaaATAATAACGGACTTAttcttttcttttagtttttttgaagagaaaaaaataaTCTCAAATCTCTTTAATTGGCATAAAATTTATCATTGCGGCAGTTAAGGTTAGAATTAATTTGTATTTGTGCACGATACACGTGTCGTATATTTGTATAGCTTTTACAATTTATTTAGATTATAtctaaataaaattcaaaatataattataaaaatattaaaaattacactatgaattttgatatatgaattttaaaaataaataaaaaaacatgaatataaattaaatcTGTAATTTGATGTTTATGCAATAAAGATTATATTCACTGAACTACAGTGAATTGCATTTGAATTTtagaatataaatatataataataataataataaaatagatCACGACAATAAAAGTTATTTATTTTAagtatctcaaatttaataaaataatatagatTTGAAATAAAAAGCATCAGCAGTAGACgaattacatattttttttaaaaaatataacaaacATGATAGTATGAGACTAATGTATTTGAAATGTTCTGATAACATAAATTAGATTAAAAGTGATGagcttttaattttatttttaaataaaacatccgattttaaaaaaaaaatcgcatAAAATGCAGATTTATACAGCAACACCTACAAGCGCGTTTTTGTAAAAATCGAGACAGTGAATGACATCTTATAGAAAATTGTATGAAATcatcttttattttcaaataccTTATCTTAAATATTAATAGTATTTTAACCTTACAATGTCAATCatagaaataaatatattaatttactGATGACTTGACATGCTTGTGAATGTATTAAAGTTTTAGTTAACTACCTGTGAAATTCCAATTATCGACAAGGCGGAAACATACACGAAAAATAACATGAAATGGGAAGTCGCggcgtaaattttttttaaaaaaagtgtttttattaattattccACTTCAACTTGTGAATAATGTGTTTTAGCAATGGAGGAAGATGTTGATTGGTCATTTAAGTTAATTATTAACATAAGCATTTAGATTAATGAAATActccatttttatttttaggaaAGAAGGCTTTTGTAAGTAAATTaaataggtcttttgtgagacggtctcacgaatctttatctgtgagacgggtcaatcctaccgatattcacaataaaaagtaatactcttagcataaaaattaatattttttaacggataacccaaataagaaatatgtctcacaaaatacgactcgtgagaccgtctcacgcaaGTTTTTGCCAAGTAAATTACGATGATCGACTTTATGCAACAACTAATTCGGTGTTTAGCAACTTGCACCCTTCAGTAACAATTTTGTCACACTCCACttctaaattaattttttgcCACATTCCACTCTCAAATCAAATTAAATCAGTCATTTTGtagcttttttttttaaatttttctattGAAATATTTTCCCACATATCAAAATGAAGGGGAAaacttattaaataaaataaattgttgaagcagttatttaataaaatgaaTTTTGATTGTCCAAACTTTTAAGTCTAATAGATATAATTATGTAagataaatatatgtatatatatatttattctcAAGCCATcagtaaaataatttaaaagtagaattaaaaaaaatcattgctattataaaatttattttctaaacGTGAAAGTATAATTTATTTGTGAccaattatcaacaaattaaaaatttgaatagaatattaattttaaaggCTAAAAAAACtgattctttaaattaaattattctctCTGTTCACAAATAAGTAAATCTAGCAGATTAAAATATACATGCTCATCGTCGAATTCAATTGCTAAAATATAGCGAAAAtccatttgaaaaataatttaaatgtatactacttttatttttaatactAAAACACTTATtactaatataatttttttacctATTTTTTGTCGGATGCACGTATGCATTTTCATATCTTATCAATGACTATCTTTTCAAGAAATTTGAAGATACTTAATTATTGGAATTTTTTGATTGGACAAGAATTTAGATTTTAATTGTACAAAAAACTTCTTTCTTAATTTGACTTTTTATTACTTAGCAACCAAAAATTAACAAGGGGATGTTTTGACTGGATCATTTTTTAAAGTGCATTTGGAACATCGTCGTAGTTAAATCTCTACTCTAAAttgaaattaatatattaaattttttttagttaagCATCTTTCGATCAAAtacttaatttttattaaattctcttccCAACTCCCACAATCTTCTTTATTTTCTGACATGTTAaacatattaaatttttatccTTTTCAAATTCTAATAATTTATTACAGATAaattattagaatttttttttaatgataatcgttgatttttattcatttttttatattgttCTATTATTTACgtaagaataaaaaaattatccgACAAAATTATATCtattgattttaaaatataagacaATGAAAActcatattattaaataattccagtaaaaaaattattttaattgaaaattttgcTCTTTTAATTGTAATTTTTGATAAAAGATTATAATTCAACTATAAAATGGTGCGATTgattgatttaaaaaatatgtcAACCCTCGTTACGTGTTTGATTCCATAACATTATTACATGTTCCCACAATTACAAAGGGATTTTTACATTCATCTTCGTTGTTTTTGTCACTTACTTCTTTATCAAATGTAAAATCATAACATGCACGGAAGATGTGTATCAAAATTCATTAAATACGGATATTAATGTGAATGCAAAAAAccattttataaatattaattagcTTACCATTTTGAAGGAGCTAATACTCATTAAATTATTTAGCATGCTAAAAAACGTTTTAAATTAATATCGCATGACcctatttaaatataataatttcaaattatagTATGACATCTCATTAAAAATCTGTCACTCAGTTGTTCACGAtccaataaataaattataaaataactcGTGATTTTATcgatattaatataaaaatagttgtgttatttcgaattttttttcaaaGATATCAATAATAAAGCAAGGACAAATAGAGAATGACAGAGtcgatttatttattattgacAACTGTATCCCAAGCCTggtacatttttttttttattatggttttaaatcaaattctgaGAACAAAAACCACTCTTGGAAAGCTTCAAGGGCATTTTGGTTTACCCTCTTTTGTTTTCCAATTGTTGTAACAAGGACAACATTCTTTGTTTCCGTAAGTTCCCGGCGGCACGCAGAGGCACGTGTTGCAACATTTGTTACAGAAAAACAAGCATGGCTTCTTATGTGATGTTGCCGAACATCGACGCTCGCATTCACTTCCACATCCTGAAATTTTTTTACATTCAAATAAGttgaaaatttttttaatatgaaaaacataaaaaaagaaGGTCAACCGAAATTTTGTAGGAACTCACGATTTTGAGGCACTGGACATGTCACTTTTTGATTTGCTGCCGGAGAACTAAGGGAAAATGGAAGAGTGGATTTTGATTCTCCTCCATCAGCCTAACATTgtcaaatatcataaatttaaaaatctttatTGGATTTATTTTAGTGGGTTGAATAAAGTTTTACTTGCCTGTGCAGTTCCAATTATTGATGAGGTAGAAACACAAATGATGAGAAGTAACATGAAATGAGATGTTGAGGCGGAAGCcattttccttttttctttttttggccGCTTCAACTTGTGATAGTGTAATTAGTGTATTTTAGTTTGAGGAgcaaatgc encodes:
- the LOC142545096 gene encoding gibberellin-regulated protein 5-like; amino-acid sequence: MASASTSHFMLLLIICVSTSSIIGTAQADGGESKSTLPFSLSSPAANQKVTCPVPQNRCGSECERRCSATSHKKPCLFFCNKCCNTCLCVPPGTYGNKECCPCYNNWKTKEGKPKCP